The Methanotorris formicicus Mc-S-70 genome includes the window GGGAGCGGAACAGATATTGCCATTGAGAGTGGGGATATAGTTTTGGTGAAGGATGATTTAAGGTATGTGGTTGGAGCAATAAAATTAAGCAGGAGGGCAATGAAACAGATAAAATGGAATTTATTCTGGGCATTTGCATACAACACATCTTTAATCCCAATTGCAGCAGGTTTGCTATATCCTTACGGAATATTCTTTAAACCAGAACTTGCAGGTTTTGCAATGGCAATGAGTTCTGTAACAGTCGTTAGCTTATCTCTATTGCTAAAAAAATACACTCCAATAAAAAATAACCACTAAATACTAAATTCGGTGGTATGATGTTTGAAAAAGATAAAATTTACATAAGAAAAGAATTACATAATAAATATGGAGGAAACAGAAGAAGTGGTATAAGCAAATCATCAAGATACAATATAATAATGTTATTTTCTGGAAATGAAGGAAAGAAGTATGGATATGAGGACGGTTGGAAAGATGGGATTTTTTACTATTGTGGGGAAGGGCAAATAGGGGATATGGAGTTTAAAAGGGGAAATAAGGCAATTAGGGACCATTTGCAGGAGGGTTATGAACTTCATTTATTTGAAAATATATCAAAAGGAAAAGTAAGGTATATTGGACAATTTGTATGTATTGGTTATGAATTCAAAGAAAAATACGATATAAAAGGAAATCTAAGAAAAATGATTATTTTTAAACTCATTCCTTATGAGAAATATGTAAAAGAAGCAGTTTAAGTTTATACATGGTGAAATTATGAAGGTCTTTGGGATTAGCGGGAGTCCAAGATTGCAAGGAACTCATTTTGCGGTAAATTATGCCTTAGAATATTTGAAAGAGAAGGGGGTAGAGGTGAGGTATTTTTCAGTTAGTAGAAAGACCATAAATTTTTGCATCCATTGCGATTACTGCGTAAAAAAGAAAGAAGGATGCATATATAAAGATGACATGGAAGAAGTTTATGAAAACCTTATCTGGGCTGATGGGGTGATAATAGGAACTCCAGTTTATCAAGGAAACATAACAGGGCAGTTGAAAACATTGATGGATAGATGTAGGGCAATAGTTGCAAAAAATCCAAAAGTTTTGAGAGGGAAAGTAGGAATGGGCATTGCCATTGGTGGAGATAGAAATGGGGGGCAAGAAATTGCCTTAAGAACAATACACGACTTCTTTATAATAAATGAGATGATTCCTGTGGGAGGGGGTTCTTTTGGAGCAAACTTAGGAGCGACATTTTGGTCAAAGGATAGGGGGAAGAAAGGAATTGAAGAGGATGAAGAAGGATTGAGGGTTTTGAGAAAAACGCTTAATAGATTTTATGAGGTTTTAAAAAATAAGAAAGGGCTACAATAACTAAACCTATTTAATATTAATAAAGAGGGGATAAATATGTTAAGAATCGCATGGGGAATTACTGGATGTGGAGATAAACTACCAGAAGTCGTTGAAATAATGAAGAAACTAAAAAATAAATACAATTTGGATGTGGATGTATATTTATCAAAAAATGCAAAGATTGTTGTGAAGTGGTATAAACTTTGGGAAGTTTTGGAAGATGAATTTTATGATTTGAGGGTTGAGGTTAATGCAAATGCCCCATTTTTAGTTGGGAAATTGCAAACTGGAAAATATGATTTATTCTTAGTCGCTCCTGCAACAGCAAATACAACTGCAAAAATAGCCTATGGAATTGCTGATACTTTAATAACCAATTCAGTTGCCCAGGCAGTGAAGGCAAAAATTCCAGTTTACATATTCCCACCAGATAACAAAAAAGGAGAAATAGAGACAGTTTTGCCAGGTAACAAAAAACTAACTTTATATATAAGGGATGTTGATGTTGAAAATGTTGAAAAAATTAGAAGAATGGAAGGAATTGAAGTTTTGGATAAACCAGAAGATATAGAGAAGGTTATTTTAAAGCATATAGAAATGAAAAAACAAAAAGAAGAATGAATTTTTATCATTTTTTCTATTTTTTATTTTACTAAAATCCATTAATTTAAATTCATAATTCTAATGCAGATATCGTCCTCATTAAAATTTTTTAAGACAATTTTCGCACCGTTAATGTTATTTATTCGTTACTATACTAATGATTATCGTAAACAAGTTAAAAATATATTTGGTGATAGGTATGAAAAACTGCATCGCTGCTATATCAGAAATTAAGGAGATGGTTGAAAAGGCAAAGTTGAGGGGTATAGAAACCCCACACACAAGATTCCCAAATCAATTTCCAAAGTGTCCTTATGGGTTAAAAGGAGTTTATTGTATATTATGTGCTAACGGACCTTGTAGAATAACAGAAAAAACTCCTTACGGTGTTTGTGGAGCAACAGCAGATGTTATTGTAGCAAGAAATCTCTGCAGAGCAGTTGCTGCTGGGGCATCATGTTACATCCACTGTGCTGAAAATGCTGCAAGAGCCCTATTATCCGCTGGAAAAGGAGAAGGAAGTTATGAAATAAGAAATGAGAAAAAATTAAAATTCTTAGCAAAAAAACTTGGATTTGATGCAAATAAAGATGCTAAGCAGTTAGCCGTTGAAGTTGCTGAGTTTATATTAGGAGACATGTACAAACCAAGATGGGAGAAGAGTGAATTAGTTCCAAAACTTTGCCCAGAGAAAAGATTGGAAGTATTTGAAAAGTTAGATATTCTTCCAGGTGGGGCTAAGGGAGAGATTGTTGACGCTCTAACAAAAACTTCAACAAACTTAAACAGTAATCCAATGGATTTATTGGTTCATTGCCTTAGATTAGGATTGCATGCAGGATTTACAGGGCTTTTAATGACCTGTTGGTTAAATGATATCTTATTTGGCTCACCAAAGATTACAGTAGTTGAGAATGGATTTAGTTCAGTTAAGCCAAACAACGTAAATATAATGATGACAGGGCATCAACACGCTTTAATTCAGCCATTATGTGAAGTAGCAATGGAAGAAGATTTAATAAAAATGGCAAAGGAGGCAGGGGCTGAGGAAATTAAAATTATTGGAGCCACGTGTAATGGGCAGGATATGGAGACAAGAATTGCCCATTTACCAGAGAGTTTTGTTGGTTATATAGCTAATAACTTCACAACAGAGCCATTGGTTGCAACTGGATTAATTGACGCTGTTGTCTCTGAATTCAACTGTACATTCCATGGATTGAAGTTTGTTGCTGAAAAGACAAAGACAAAATTAATCTGTATTGATGACATGGCTTATGTTGAAGGAGCAGAGTTCATAGAATGGAACCCAGAGAATGCTAAAGAAAAAGCAAGAGAGATAATTAAGAAAGCAATTGAGGCATTCAAAGAGAGAAAGGGAATGCAGAAAGATTACTACGATGAGAAAGTTACATCAGTTGTTGGAGTTGGGGAGGAATCATTAGTTGAGTTCTTAGGAGGAAGTGTAAAGCCATTAATTGAATTAATTGCAAACGGAAAGATTAAAGGAGTAGTTGGAGTTGTTGGTTGCTCCAATTTAGCAAGTGGAGGACATGACAATATAATTGTTACATTAACAAAAGAACTCATTAAAAGAGACATCTTGGTCTTAGCGGGAGGTTGTGTAAACAGCCCATTGAAACACGCTGGATTGTTTGACCCAGGTAGTGCTGAATTGGCAGGAGAAAACTTAAAAGAAGTTTGTAAATCATTAGGAATTCCGCCTGTCTTAAACTTCGGAGCATGTCTAAGTATTGCAAGAATTGAGCAGGTTGCAGTTGCAATTGCTGAGGAGTTGGGAGTTGATGTTCCTGACTTACCAGTTGCAGCATCAGCACCACAGTGGTTAGAGGAGCAGGCATTGGCAGATGCAACCTATGCAGTTGATATGGGTTTCACAGTTCATGTCTCACCAGTTCCATTCGTTACTGGCAGTGAGTTGGTAACAAAGGTTTTAACAGAGGCTGTTGAGGGATTAACAGGAGGTAAATTAATTCCAGAACCAAACCCATACAAAGCGGCAGAGATATTGGAGAATGTAATTATGAAGAAGAGAAAAAAACTCGGAATCTAATTTCTAATTCTTTTTAATTAAACTTTTAAAACATTTTAAAAAGGTGGAATTATGAAAATTAGAGGGTTTGAAAGTTCAATGATGGGGAGAGATATAGATTTCATCCCATCATCAATGGCAAGGTTATGTTACTTAAATGAAATCTCTCATGCTTTAGCAGGAGTTATATCTGTTGAGAAAGCCTATAATATAACAGTCCCAAATGAAGGGCAATATTTGAGAGAAATTGCAAGATTAGGAGAGATCGTTGAGGTAGATGCAATTAAGTTGGGTGAATTTACAAATACAGACAAGTTGGCAGATATTGGAAACAAAATAAAATCAATTTTAGGGAAGAAGACCAAATATTTAACTGTTGGTGGAGTTTTAGAAAATATAAGTGATAATAGAAAAGAGAAATTGCTGAATTTAGCAAAAGAAGGGTTAAACTTAGTTGATAAGGACTTTGTTAAGTTAGTTGATGAGAGGAAGGCAAAGATTATATTACAGGATGTTGAGTTAATTGACGCTTATAACTTTGATGTTAATAAAGTAGAAACAAAAAACTTACCAAAAATCGCACTTTATGATGGAAAAGCAGTTTATAGTGGATCCCTGGCGAGAATGTATAGGGAAGGATTAATAAACTCAAAAAACTTATGGGATATGTTATCTGCAAGAATGATTGAGATAGAATTCTGCTTAAATAAAATTATACGGCTCTTAAACAAGTTGAAATTAACACAGCCTTACATGGAGCCAATTATAAAGGATGGAAAGGCAGTTGGGGAAGTTGTTATAGAGGGAGGAGAAGGAATTGTTTATCACAAAGTTGAGTTGCTTGGAAGGGAGATTTTGGACTATACAATATTAACAAGTGAGAACTTCAACAAAGCTGTATTAGATAGCGTAGATAACGATGAAGCAATAAGAATCATTCAGCTTTGTGAAAGATGCTACTATTTATAAGTTAAGCACTTTATTAAAAGGTTGAAAGGTGATTTACATGACTGGATGCGGTTCTTGTGATAAGATTATCAAAAATATCGAAAAGAAATATTACAACAAATTAAAAGAAAAAGGCATTGCATTGGTTGGAGGGGCTGTAAATTTGGATGATGAGGAGGAAGTTGAAAAAATAAAAGAAATTAGAAAAGACTCAAAAATATTGATAGCTGTTGGTAGCTGTGCTGTAAGTGGGGGTTTCCAAAGAATGCTTATTGGTTTAGAGAATGGATTTCCACAAAGGTTTGTTAGAGTTGGGGATGTTGTTAAAGTAGATTATGCAATAATTGGCTGCCCACCGGATGAAGAAGAGGTTGAAAGAGTAGTTAAAGCAGTTATTGAAAAAGACAAGGAAGTTGTTGATTCATACTTAATACTAAAGCCATACGAGATTATTGCTGGAAAACCAATTATTGATGCCTATATGAAAGTTAATGAGGTTTTATTGACTTCTAATAAAGAGTTATGTTTAGGATGTGATGATAAGCCAATAAATGATGAGTTCTGTACTGGTTGTGGAACATGTGTTGCTAAATGTTCAGCAAATGCCCTAACCATAGATGAAAAGCCAAAAGTCAATATAATCAAGTGTATTAAGTGCGGAACTTGCTTCTTTAACTGTATAAGAGTAAAAGAAGTTGTATAAATTGGAAAAATAAATAAAAATAGGAAATTTAATTAAAATAATCTGAATTGATAAATATTTATTAACTTAAGAGACATTAAAGAGGGCTTTAGCCCTCTTTTAATGTATCGAATTTGATGAAACTTTATTAAAGTTTCGAGGTGAGGCATAATGAAATATCTCTCAGTAAAATCAAAATTAAATATTGACGTTCAAGATGGTGGATTTACAACAACACTATTAAGTTACTGCTTAGAAAATAGCATATTAGATGCAGTAGTAGTTGTTAGAGATAAAAATTGGAAGCCAGTAGCTTATTTGGCTACAAACACTGTTGAGTTATTGGAATCACCAAAGAGCAAATACTCTATCTCACCAAACAACAAGTTATTAGAGTATGCAACTGAAAACTATGATAAAGTTGGATTGGTTGGTTTGCCATGCCATATATTGGGAGGATTACAGTTTGATTTAACTTTAAAAGTTGGTTTATTCTGCACCAAAAACTTCCACTATTATATAATAAAAAATATTATAAAAGAGAACTTTGGACCAAATATGGATGAAGTTGTTAAAATGAATATTACAAAAGGAAAATTTGTCGTTGAAACCTTAAAAAGAAAAGGTTTCACTGGAACTGAAAAAGTAGTTTATGAAATTCCAATAAAAGATATTGAAAAACTCTGCAACTTAGGATGTAGAGTTTGCTCTGACTTCTCAGCAAAATACGCAGATGTATCAGTTGGAAGTGTTGGAAGTGAGGATGGTTGGAACACTGTAATTGTTAGAAACAAGATGGTTGAAGATATAATAAATGATATGTCTGAGAAGGGATTAATTGAGGTTAAAGAGACGGTTGATATTAAGGCAGTTGAAAAATTAGAAAACATTAAAAAGAAAAACGAAGAAATTAATAAATGCTCTGCATACTTTGCCGTATGCCCATCCCTTTTTTAAATTTTATTTTTTGGTGAGATAATGCTAATTAAAAAAATTGAGGGGTTAAAAAACTCTGAAATTAAAGATATTATCGACAAGAGAATTAATGAATTTAAATCTTTTAAAAACAAATCTAATGAAGAGTGGTTTAAAGAGTTGTGCTTTTGCATTTTAACTGCCAACTTTACTGCTGAGGGGGGAATAAAGATTCAGAAGGAAATTGGAAATGGATTTTTAACCTTATCAAAAGAGGAGTTAGAAGAGAGGTTAAAAAATTTAGGGCATAGATTTTATAGAAAGAGAGCAGAGTTTATAGTTTTAGCAAGGAGGTTTAAAAACATTAAAGATATTGTTGAGAATTTTGAAAATGAGAAAATAGCGAGGGAGTTTTTGGTAAAAAATATAAAAGGGATTGGATATAAAGAGGCAAGCCATTTTTTAAGGAATGTTGGTTATGACAATGTTGCTATAATCGATAGGCATATTTTGAGAGAACTTTATGAAAACAACTACATTAATGATATTCCTAAAACATTGAGTAGGAGAAAATATTTAGAGATTGAAAATATACTGAGAGATATTGGAAAAGGGGTTAATTTAAAACTCTCTGAGTTGGATTTATATATTTGGTATTTAAGGACAGGAAAGGTTTTAAAATAAAAAATTATTTATTTCATCTGTTCTAAAATAATTGCTGGACAAATCTTTTTTATTCCTTCAATCTTTCCAATTTTGTTAAATATTAAGTCAGAAAACTCTTTTCCATCTTTAGCCCAGATTTCAGTCATAATCATATGGTCTCCTGTTGAAGTAAATACCTTCTTAACTTCCTCAAACTTACAGAGTTCTTTGGCAACATTTAAAAACTTATCTGGCTCGGTGTCAAAGCCAGTTAAGGCAACAACGTTATATCCAATCTTTGAGGGATCTATTATTGTAGTGTATCCTTTAATAACCCCATCTTCCTCCAATTTTTTAATTCTCTTCCTTATGGAACTTTCACTTGTTCCTAATTCTCTCGCTATATCGGTATATGATTTTCTCCCATTCTTTATAAGAATATCAATAATTTTTAAGTCCTTTTCATCCATAATATCACCGAATTTCGGACAATTAATAATATTAATTATAACCTACAGTATATGTATTTAGTATGTAGTTAGCAAAATATATAAAAATTTTGGAGGAAGAGAATGGTAGTTGAGATTATTGTGGATAGGGAAAAATGTATAGGATGTGGGAGATGCTATGATGTATGTCCAAAAGGGCCGTTAATATGGACAAAAGATGAAAATGGAAAATATTATGCCTATAATGTTGAATACTGCCACAACTGCAAATTCTGTGCTGGAAGATGCCCTACAAATGCCATAAAAGTTTTGGTAAAAAAAGAATAATATCATTTAAATCTCCTTTTCCCCCCAATATTCTCAATAATCTTTAAAAATTCTCTTTCTTTTTCCTCAACATTCTCAAATGCATATACTCTAAAAGTTACACTTTTAAACCCTTCTTCTATTTTTTCTCCTTCGTAAATATCCATAATCTCAACATCAAATCTATCCTTTAATAAATCTAAGATAACATTCTCATCAACATCCTTCTTAAACAATATAGAAACATCCCTATGGTATTTTGGCAAGTTCTCATCTTTCCATTTTTTTAATTCATTCTCTTCCATAACCATAACATTCGACGTACTTAATTTTATTTCCTTTCCATTTTTCTCGATTATTATATAATCACCATCAACATCCTTTAGAATACCATAATGAACATTTCCTGAATAGATGTGCCTTAATCCAATGTCTTTTCCTTTCATTTTTGATAGTTTTTCCATCTCTTTTGTTAATGCAAATACTGCCTTATCTGAGTAACTTACCCCCCTCTTTGCCTCATTCCCAAAGTGCTTTGCTGCCTCTTTCATTAATTTTACAAATTCTTCTCTATCTTTCCTTTCTACGATGTTCTTTATCAAATTACA containing:
- a CDS encoding Coenzyme F420 hydrogenase/dehydrogenase, beta subunit C-terminal domain, whose amino-acid sequence is MKYLSVKSKLNIDVQDGGFTTTLLSYCLENSILDAVVVVRDKNWKPVAYLATNTVELLESPKSKYSISPNNKLLEYATENYDKVGLVGLPCHILGGLQFDLTLKVGLFCTKNFHYYIIKNIIKENFGPNMDEVVKMNITKGKFVVETLKRKGFTGTEKVVYEIPIKDIEKLCNLGCRVCSDFSAKYADVSVGSVGSEDGWNTVIVRNKMVEDIINDMSEKGLIEVKETVDIKAVEKLENIKKKNEEINKCSAYFAVCPSLF
- a CDS encoding flavodoxin family protein, translating into MKVFGISGSPRLQGTHFAVNYALEYLKEKGVEVRYFSVSRKTINFCIHCDYCVKKKEGCIYKDDMEEVYENLIWADGVIIGTPVYQGNITGQLKTLMDRCRAIVAKNPKVLRGKVGMGIAIGGDRNGGQEIALRTIHDFFIINEMIPVGGGSFGANLGATFWSKDRGKKGIEEDEEGLRVLRKTLNRFYEVLKNKKGLQ
- a CDS encoding nickel-dependent hydrogenase large subunit translates to MKIRGFESSMMGRDIDFIPSSMARLCYLNEISHALAGVISVEKAYNITVPNEGQYLREIARLGEIVEVDAIKLGEFTNTDKLADIGNKIKSILGKKTKYLTVGGVLENISDNRKEKLLNLAKEGLNLVDKDFVKLVDERKAKIILQDVELIDAYNFDVNKVETKNLPKIALYDGKAVYSGSLARMYREGLINSKNLWDMLSARMIEIEFCLNKIIRLLNKLKLTQPYMEPIIKDGKAVGEVVIEGGEGIVYHKVELLGREILDYTILTSENFNKAVLDSVDNDEAIRIIQLCERCYYL
- the ptr2 gene encoding HTH-type transcriptional regulator Ptr2; amino-acid sequence: MDEKDLKIIDILIKNGRKSYTDIARELGTSESSIRKRIKKLEEDGVIKGYTTIIDPSKIGYNVVALTGFDTEPDKFLNVAKELCKFEEVKKVFTSTGDHMIMTEIWAKDGKEFSDLIFNKIGKIEGIKKICPAIILEQMK
- the afpA gene encoding archaeoflavoprotein AfpA — its product is MLRIAWGITGCGDKLPEVVEIMKKLKNKYNLDVDVYLSKNAKIVVKWYKLWEVLEDEFYDLRVEVNANAPFLVGKLQTGKYDLFLVAPATANTTAKIAYGIADTLITNSVAQAVKAKIPVYIFPPDNKKGEIETVLPGNKKLTLYIRDVDVENVEKIRRMEGIEVLDKPEDIEKVILKHIEMKKQKEE
- a CDS encoding ATP-binding protein, giving the protein MVVEIIVDREKCIGCGRCYDVCPKGPLIWTKDENGKYYAYNVEYCHNCKFCAGRCPTNAIKVLVKKE
- the cooS gene encoding anaerobic carbon-monoxide dehydrogenase catalytic subunit, with the translated sequence MKNCIAAISEIKEMVEKAKLRGIETPHTRFPNQFPKCPYGLKGVYCILCANGPCRITEKTPYGVCGATADVIVARNLCRAVAAGASCYIHCAENAARALLSAGKGEGSYEIRNEKKLKFLAKKLGFDANKDAKQLAVEVAEFILGDMYKPRWEKSELVPKLCPEKRLEVFEKLDILPGGAKGEIVDALTKTSTNLNSNPMDLLVHCLRLGLHAGFTGLLMTCWLNDILFGSPKITVVENGFSSVKPNNVNIMMTGHQHALIQPLCEVAMEEDLIKMAKEAGAEEIKIIGATCNGQDMETRIAHLPESFVGYIANNFTTEPLVATGLIDAVVSEFNCTFHGLKFVAEKTKTKLICIDDMAYVEGAEFIEWNPENAKEKAREIIKKAIEAFKERKGMQKDYYDEKVTSVVGVGEESLVEFLGGSVKPLIELIANGKIKGVVGVVGCSNLASGGHDNIIVTLTKELIKRDILVLAGGCVNSPLKHAGLFDPGSAELAGENLKEVCKSLGIPPVLNFGACLSIARIEQVAVAIAEELGVDVPDLPVAASAPQWLEEQALADATYAVDMGFTVHVSPVPFVTGSELVTKVLTEAVEGLTGGKLIPEPNPYKAAEILENVIMKKRKKLGI
- a CDS encoding N-glycosylase/DNA lyase, with the translated sequence MLIKKIEGLKNSEIKDIIDKRINEFKSFKNKSNEEWFKELCFCILTANFTAEGGIKIQKEIGNGFLTLSKEELEERLKNLGHRFYRKRAEFIVLARRFKNIKDIVENFENEKIAREFLVKNIKGIGYKEASHFLRNVGYDNVAIIDRHILRELYENNYINDIPKTLSRRKYLEIENILRDIGKGVNLKLSELDLYIWYLRTGKVLK
- a CDS encoding NADH-quinone oxidoreductase subunit B family protein, yielding MTGCGSCDKIIKNIEKKYYNKLKEKGIALVGGAVNLDDEEEVEKIKEIRKDSKILIAVGSCAVSGGFQRMLIGLENGFPQRFVRVGDVVKVDYAIIGCPPDEEEVERVVKAVIEKDKEVVDSYLILKPYEIIAGKPIIDAYMKVNEVLLTSNKELCLGCDDKPINDEFCTGCGTCVAKCSANALTIDEKPKVNIIKCIKCGTCFFNCIRVKEVV